Within Nosocomiicoccus ampullae, the genomic segment ATTCAGGTTTACGACTAATGTAAGACTCTGCACCTTGTTCAATAACAAAGCCATTTTTTCTATATGTCTTTACTTTCCCACCGAGGCGCTCACTCGCTTCATATAAATCAACTGGAACTCCTTCTTTTGTTAAGTAGTAAGCAGCGGAAAGTCCAGTAATTCCACCGCCGACAATACATACTTTTTTCACATAACTCAGCCTTTCACTATAGTTTTTCTATTTCGTTTGCCATCGCATCGATAAATCTAGAATCTGTGTTTGGCATTGGTGGACGATGGTACACTGCGTTGTTACGATCTGTAACGACTTTACATTCATAGTCGTTATCGTATAACACTTCTAAGTGTTCACATACAAAACCTAGTGGTAAGTAAACGAAGTGTTTAAATTGATGTTCATCGTATAAGTCTTGAGTTAAATCTTGAACGTCTGGACCTAACCAAGGATCTGGTGTATTACCTTCTGACTGCCAACCTGTAAAGTAATGACCGTAATTCGCACGCTCACGAATCAGTTCCATCGTCTCTTCTATTTGTTTTGGATATGGATCATTATTCTCGACGATCATTTTTTCAGGTAAGCTGTGTGCACTGACGATAATCGCTGTTTTATCGTGCTCGTCTTCAGGAATAGTTTTCATTGTTTCTTCTACTTGTTCTACCCAGTAGTCAATAAATGGTTTTTGACGATAAAAATCATCCACAGACTTGACTGAGATACCGTATTTTTCAGCTTCTTCTTTTGCACGTTTGTTGTACGTATCTACTGAAAACGCTGAATAGTGCGGTGCAAGTACGATTGTTTCAATTTCTTTAATGCCTGCTTTATTAATATCTTCAACTGCTTCTTCAATAAACGGTGTAATATGTTTTAATCCGATAAATAACTCATACTCATCGTCACTACGTTTGTTCATTTCTTCAACTAATGCAGTCGCTTGACGTTTTGTTGTATCTTTTAAAGGTGATACACCACCAATTGCTTTATAACGCATTTTTAAATCTTCTAGCGCTTCTTCTGAAGGTTTGCGTCCGTGTCGAATATGTGTGTAATACGGTTCAATATCTGATTCTTTATACGGCGTTCCATAAGCCATAACGAGTAATGCTTTTTTAGTCATAATTAATTACAATCCTTTCGAATAATTGTGAACAAATTCTGTAAGTCTCTTTAACGTATCTGGGTTTACTTGTGGGAATACTCCATGTCCTAAGTTAAAGATATGTCCGTTATTTTGACCTTGATCTAAAATTTGAGTGGCGTATTTTTCAATAACATCCCATTCTGCAAGTAAAATTGCTGGGTCTAAGTTACCTTGAAGCGACTTTTTAATACCCATATCTCTAGCTTCTTGAATTGACGTTCTCCAGTCTAGACCAATAACGTCACTACCTAACGTATCCCACTCTTTAAGTAAGCGGCTCGCACCAATCCCAAAAATTGTAACTGGTACACCTAATTTTTTCGTTTCACTAATTAAACGGCGCATTGCGTTTCCTAAGTAGTACTCATAGTCTTCCTTATTTAAAGCACCTGCCCATGAGTCGAAAATTTGTATCATTTTCGCTCCCGCGTCTACTTGTGCTTTTAAATAAATGATACTCATATCTGTTAACTTTTCCATTAATGCAAACCATGTTTTTTCATCGTTATACATTAATGCTTTTGTTTTATGATATTTTCTCGTCGGTCCACCTTCAATCATGTAACTTGCGACTGTAAATGGTGCACCGCAAAATCCGATGAGTGGTACATTTAGTTTTTCGTTGACTAAAATATCGATTGCTTTAACTGTATAGTTTAAATCTTTATGTGGATCAAGTTCCCCAAGTGCTTCGACATCTTCAATACGACGAATTGGATTATCAATCACCGGGCCGACGCCTTTAACAATATCCACATCAATACCAATCGGTGCCAGTGGTGTAATAATATCTTTATAAAGAATGGCAGCATCAACATTGTAGTTTTCAACAGGTGTTGCTGTTAAGTATGCTGTCACTTCCGGATGTTTAGTGATTTCAATTAAACCACCATACTGTTCTTTAACTTTATTGTATTCTGGCTGCGAACGACCCACTTGGCGCATAAACCAAACCGGTGTATAATCTGTTTTTTCTCCTCGAGCTGCTCTTAAAATCGTATCATTAAACAATGAATTTCCCCCTAATTACTTCCTTATCGTTAGTATTGTATCACGGTAATTCTCAATTTCTTTAATTGTGAATGAATTGTCATATTTGAATGTGACAAATGTTTAACATCTTTTCATTTAGGGCTAAATACATTAATATAAGATTAATGATAGAGAAAGAATGAGGGGTACAAACTATGTATATTCACAAAACAAATGGAACTATTGGGTATTTACAAGATGTTAAAGACAAATATCCAAATAGTTATTTACAAGCAAATGCGAATACTGCTCTACTTTATTACGAAGATGACGACGACACATCTGTCTTTGAAACAGACAATTCTTATGAAGTGTTAAATAGTAACGGCGAATTAGATGAAAATTATCCGACATTTGTCGTTCACATTCCTGCATATGGTTTAGGTAAATCGACAATTATTTCACACCTCGGAGACTTCCAAAGAGAATTAGACAACGTTCGCGGTGTAAAATCTTACCGAATTGGTAGTAAAGTCGATCAAGAAAGTTATTTAGTATTAATCAGTTTTGTTGAAGTTAGTGCATATCATGACTTCAAAAAGACTGATACTTTCAGTAAATACTTATCTCAAGAATCACTTAAAAAATTCCAAAATGAAGAAAGTATGTTCCAAGACTTCGCAACTTCACAAGTGTTCTTTCCCATTAAAGAAATGGAACAAGATGAAGATGAGTTTTAATAGAAAAACGCATTGAGTTTAGTCACTCAATGCGTTTTCTTTTTTATATACATTTTTAGAAAATACTGTATTTAAAATATATCCAAATATCGGGAATATAATCGCAATGTAAAACAGTTCTTTATGAAGCGTCATAAATAATAGGGCAAATATTAACGACAAGATAAACACTAACCTATGCGAATATCTAATATACGATACTTGAATATTTTTTCTACTCACCGGCCAAATTTTTGGCCAAAGTAAATAAGCTTGTGCAGAGTATATTTGAGTGAGTTGCAGAATAATAATATATAAGACGAATAACGAGAAAATAATCGTGACATATATATTCGACATCCAAATGATAAATATCCCAAATAATAAGATCAGTCTTAATATAATCATCGGTAAATCATGATCTCTTAGAAAACTTCTATGGAACATATAGTCATACATATATTTTTCATTAAAGTTTTTGATATTATGTTTCTTCATTAAAAAGTCTAAATATTGGCGACGCTTAAATTTCTTCTCTGAAGATTTTACATTCGTAAACATTGAAATAATCGTGTTAAACCGGTTAATTTCATGCGCCTCATATTCAATTAATCCTGTCCAGTTCACTCTTAATATACGTTTTTTATTTAAAATCGTTAAAATGATAAATAACACGACAGGTATTAAAATCACAAAATAAATCTTAATTAATGATAAGAAAAACAACACCGCATTTAAAACAACTAAACAATACATAAGATTTTGCGTATTCACTAATGTATGAATTGATGCTAATTTAATTTTAAATGTCATATATACCGCAACAAGTACACCGATAAAAAATACTGCCATCTCTTCTGAAGAATGGTTAATTAAAACGAGCATAAATGTCAAAAACATCATTACTACTGGGAACGTATAACTTAATATTAAAGAATAGCGCTCTGCTTGTTTAAAATAACCACTGAGTTCTTCTTCTACTGGCGTTAAAAATATACTGTCTGCTTCTTTTAATAAACTTCTATACGTCGGTGTAATTGAGAATGCAATAAGTACCGCAACTAACATATCGACATATATATTACCAACGAGCGTTTCTCGAAGTCCAAATAATGAATAGAAAAACGCACCAAGCGCGATTGTTAAAAAGATTAGAAAGTGACTATTAAAAATAAATTTCATATAATATGCACGTTTAGATATGTCTTTATCCATCCGTGTTTTAAATAAATCAGTCCACATCGTTGTCACCTGTTAAATGTAAGTAGATATCATCTAGAGTACCGTCGACACCTGTTTGTTCTCTTAACTCTTCAATTGTGCCGTCTGCAATTTTTTCTCCGTGATGAATAATAATATAACGGTCACAATATCTTTCAGCAGTCGATAATATATGAGTACTCATTAAAATCGACTTTCCTTTATCTCTCATAGAAACCATTAGGTCAATAAGGCCTTCTATTCCGAGAGGATCTAGTCCTAAAAACGGCTCGTCGATAATGAATAATTCAGGCTCAACGACAAACGCACATA encodes:
- the hemH gene encoding ferrochelatase produces the protein MTKKALLVMAYGTPYKESDIEPYYTHIRHGRKPSEEALEDLKMRYKAIGGVSPLKDTTKRQATALVEEMNKRSDDEYELFIGLKHITPFIEEAVEDINKAGIKEIETIVLAPHYSAFSVDTYNKRAKEEAEKYGISVKSVDDFYRQKPFIDYWVEQVEETMKTIPEDEHDKTAIIVSAHSLPEKMIVENNDPYPKQIEETMELIRERANYGHYFTGWQSEGNTPDPWLGPDVQDLTQDLYDEHQFKHFVYLPLGFVCEHLEVLYDNDYECKVVTDRNNAVYHRPPMPNTDSRFIDAMANEIEKL
- the hemE gene encoding uroporphyrinogen decarboxylase, which gives rise to MFNDTILRAARGEKTDYTPVWFMRQVGRSQPEYNKVKEQYGGLIEITKHPEVTAYLTATPVENYNVDAAILYKDIITPLAPIGIDVDIVKGVGPVIDNPIRRIEDVEALGELDPHKDLNYTVKAIDILVNEKLNVPLIGFCGAPFTVASYMIEGGPTRKYHKTKALMYNDEKTWFALMEKLTDMSIIYLKAQVDAGAKMIQIFDSWAGALNKEDYEYYLGNAMRRLISETKKLGVPVTIFGIGASRLLKEWDTLGSDVIGLDWRTSIQEARDMGIKKSLQGNLDPAILLAEWDVIEKYATQILDQGQNNGHIFNLGHGVFPQVNPDTLKRLTEFVHNYSKGL
- a CDS encoding ABC transporter permease; this encodes MWTDLFKTRMDKDISKRAYYMKFIFNSHFLIFLTIALGAFFYSLFGLRETLVGNIYVDMLVAVLIAFSITPTYRSLLKEADSIFLTPVEEELSGYFKQAERYSLILSYTFPVVMMFLTFMLVLINHSSEEMAVFFIGVLVAVYMTFKIKLASIHTLVNTQNLMYCLVVLNAVLFFLSLIKIYFVILIPVVLFIILTILNKKRILRVNWTGLIEYEAHEINRFNTIISMFTNVKSSEKKFKRRQYLDFLMKKHNIKNFNEKYMYDYMFHRSFLRDHDLPMIILRLILLFGIFIIWMSNIYVTIIFSLFVLYIIILQLTQIYSAQAYLLWPKIWPVSRKNIQVSYIRYSHRLVFILSLIFALLFMTLHKELFYIAIIFPIFGYILNTVFSKNVYKKENALSD